In Corylus avellana chromosome ca8, CavTom2PMs-1.0, the genomic stretch TCTGATAAAGGAGGAGCTAAGCACTCAGATTATTAACATAATTTTAAACTAGAATGATTATATCAGTAGTTTAGTCAACAAAATATGACTTTTGGTATTTTCATGGCCTATATTTGATTAGCCAGGAATTATCAATCTTATCAACATTCTATTTGACCACAAAGACAGGCCAGATTCCTTACTCCCAATTCAGgcagctttatatatatattataataggGGATTGTGGTACTTAACTGTCATTAACTAAATAAACCCCACATGTTGGACCATTCCAGATTCCAGATAAGGTAACTGATAACTCCACCAAAGGCTTcctatgataattttttatttttttattttttaaaataaaaacattaataaacactttaaaacactcaaaattactcTTAACTTTATATTGgataacacttttttcaaaaaaataaaaataaatacatataatgATATCCTCCTTTCATGTTTGTGGAAGTTGGGATTGCTAATACAGAGCCCTGGAAAAGTAACGAAAAAGTAAAGCTTTTTGTGATAAAGTTAACCGTGTGTGTTACTCGAGTAATGATGTTCTTGTGCCTCCTAGGTAAGCAAGGTATATAAAAGTGGAGCACCATAGATATCATTTCATTAAtcacacttcttttttttttttttttttttaagttcactTAACCTCCTAAAACTACTACTCCAATAATAATttaccctcaaactatcaattgcgacaatttactcccaaaactataaaaataatgacaatgtacccataattttaacaaaataacaatattacccttactaaaataaaaacaaaaacactaaaatttatttatttattttaaaattttaagggtatttttaccttattgaaaattttataagggtaattttgtcattttgcttcAATTGGGGGAtacattattattgttttggtaggttaggagtaaattgtcgcaattgatagtttatgaagtagattgtcattagagtAGTAATTTGACAGGATTAAGtagactttatttttttttataaaaaaatgtcgTATCCATAAAATCATTGTTCATAATTGATTAAAATCTTTTAGAATTCTTAAGAtatttttaacatatataaatacattTACATTAAATGCaaaccacttttaaaaattaaattattaaaattttgctATGTCAGTATTTATTACTCATaaagtatgaaaaaaatatggtaaatattaaaattaataaatattgacATGATAAAAAGATTCTAAAATTCCAGAAGATTGATTCatctaagaagaaaaaaaaatgaaaagaagaagaaaaaaaaaaaaagaaaaaaaaaagaaaaataattgtggCGTGTGATCAATTAATCAGACGGTTCAGAACCTTCTCAATCCGCAACTCCTGGAATACTGTACCTCTACGCGGCGCAGTTCTCATAGTCACACGTGCAAACCCTCATGTCTGGGAAGCGACAATTCCCGCACGAGGAAAACCCTGTGTTTTCAAGCACTTCACTCTCTTACACATACACTCTCCCTGTCTTTGTGCACGTTGTTAATGGCAACGATATAGAAGAATTAGGGTTTGAGTGAATTCTATCTTATTGCTCATAATGTATTCGTTAACGGTGAAGCCCTCTTTTGTGCCTCaagttccttcttcttcttcttcttcttcttcttcgtattGCTCGACTCGTTCGTGTTCTTCGCTTAGCTTCCCGATAAGAACCAAGTACAGAGGAACGGAAAGACTCGCTTTGAGAATTCACGCTTATGATTCTTCCAAGGACGATGCTTCCAATGCCTCCGGTGATTCCAAGCCTCCCAACGGCAGTCTGGTCTCTCTATCCCCCTCTCTTGTTTGACATACATTTATGTGTTTTATGGGtggattgtttgtttttttttagtctttctCAAAATTTCTTTTGAACATTTCTTTGAATGGGAAAGTTAGTTTTAGTAGCTTGGATTTTGTTGGTCGTTAAAGTGATTGCTAGTAGATGATTTTGTGGAGAAGAATGGTCAAGAGGGTATGATGAAAAATGGATTACAAGTGCGAAATTGAGGTTTAGTTACATTGATTGCAAGGCTGTGTATGATATCATCGATAAATTTAAATGTATAGATATGATATATAGTAAATGAGGTTAAcccaaaattgcaattttttttcagtACTACATCATCTAATTGAGCAAAAGAAGTTATGGGCTGTGCATATTATATAGAGAGTGCCTCTAGAGAGGCTATGGGATGCTAGAAGTACTTGTAGTTGGAACTAGTGGATCATTGCCCAGCGTAGCTAGAGGCCACCATTGGAGTATTAATATTAGTCCCGTTGTTATTGGCTTAGGCAATATATTTTTGAGACCCCATTTTATGGTGGTTCAAAATCGTGGCTAAATCATGATGCCTTACAGTGCGAGAAACTGAACTTGGAAGTGCTTAACATTAGGCTTCAAATGCTGTGCCTGAGTTTTATAATTCTAGCGTAGTGAAATATAACTGACTCCAATGCTTTTAATTTGGAAGATCCGTATTTTCTTTCTGCAGTTATAGTTGACTGTTTGTTTGTGTTCCTTTCTGAAATCTACAGCCAAAGACCAGGAGAGAAATTCTATTGGAGTATGTAAAAAATGTGCAGCCAGAATTTATGGAGTTGTTTGTGAAGAGAGCACCTCAACAGGTATCTTACCCATCCATTTGATGGAATATAATGCTGCTGCAGTGTTACTTGGAGGTTTTTATTTTCCACGGCTGTGTGTTCCCAGTGGAAATGAATTATCTTTCATGCTCACTTTTCAGGTAGTTGATGCAATGCGTCAAACGGTGACAAATATGATTGGAACACTTCCACCACAATTTTTTGCAGTGACAGTCACCACTGTACgtgtaattttgttttgatatgtAAACCGCTACAAGACTTTCATAATATTGTGGACAgaaaattcaattataattttttaagttggCTTGATTACTTAATGAGTGTACTTTAGCAATATTATCCAAATATAGGCACTCCACATTTTCATTGTAACTTTTTATTGAGTATTTTCAGTTAAATCACTTGGTTTTTCTTTCAGGTTGCTGAAAACCTTGCACAGCTAATGTACAGTGTCATAATGACTGGATATATGTTTAAGAATGCACAATACCGTTTGGAACTGCAACAAAGCTTGGAGCAGGTTGCTCTTCCCGACGTGCAAGATAAAAAGGCAATttattctcctcttttttcttgaGGAAACAAATTTTGTAATATTGCTGCTTTTGAAGAGGAACACGAAAATTGTTAGACAATTTGATGGCACTCCTTAAGGGAACACTATGGATTTGGACCTTGAACCATACGCCTCACTCTGCAGCACTCCACTATGACAGGATGTACTTCACCCATAGGACAGTGATAGAATGGTAAAAAAACAATACAATCCTTCTGAGGCTTTAATTTGATGTGCATAGTGTTGACAATAGACTTCCATGTATGGTAAGTCACTTGGCCGTCTCATGAAgtattaggtttaaggtttgaCTCCCTTTAAGTGCAAATAATTCATTGGGGCCACGCTCGTAGGCAAAAGCCTGAGCTTTATCCGATTTGTGTGGAGGGGGCGCTTTAGTAGATGTTATTATAGGTCAGTTTATGAACTCCTCCGAATCAAGTTATTTGTTATATGCTTTCTGTTCGTTTTCCATGGGGTTAAGTTGACGCTGTAACGTATTAAGGAGACTACTTTTCCTAAATAATTAACCATGCAAGGAATTCACCTTTTTGAATCTATCCCTGTCTATTTTGCCAGGTTTTAAGCAGAAAtatgccttttttttaattgttattattagtGTTTCATActgataaaatttattaaaatggtGCAAAACCCTGTTATGTAGGTGGGGTAGTTGTTTTTATGTGGAAGtataaaattctttttccttttcttaaatAAGGCTCTAGGTTTCTTTCGAACAAGTACTAAGTTATATAAGCTCTTGAAGTTCTATATGTTAAatctaaaaactaattttcacAGTTGATGTGTATTTTTATACATGAATGGCCTTATGATTGTGCTCCATTGGTATTTTGTCGTAGTTTGGAAATACAACAAGCTTTCACAATAACCAACATGAGTTGATGGTCATATTGAATGAGAAGAGCATGTTTGTAAAAGTCATACTACCTTAACCAAATCTGACACTTGGAGAGATCCTTGCATTCAACCCACAACTCTAGTCCTCATAACATGACATCATGTGAGCTCTCATTTACAGAATAAGTGGTTTCTCATTTGAACACTGGCTAGCCTTACAGCCAGCCTTTAAGTACTATTTGGTAGTGGAGTTAGTTAGAAGAATTGAGGACTGAACTACTCAGCCTAACCAAATTCATCACATATATAAGGGTTGTGCTGCATTTTGAACGTTCTAGTGATTCTTGTGGGAGACGCCTTGCTCTTATGGTTTATTATCCCTTGTTTTGCCgattaaaaatttcttttgctttcctAGCGCAGGGTTTATTGAGTTTGTCTATTACTGCCTGAAATTTCAttaatatgaattatatatagTTGGTGAGTTATCTAGATCCATATGTTTGATATATTTATGAaaggttattatttttagatCATACATTAACATAGATTTCCTCACATGTTAAATAGAACCTAGCTTCAGCTTTAGTTGGTACGTTATTTGACCTGATCCCATGACTGTTACAGGATGTGCCAGATTATGCACCTGGTACACAGAAGAATGTGTCAGGTGAAGTTATTAGGTGGAATAATGTTTCTGGTCCTGAACGAATTGATGCTAAAAAGTACATAGAGTTACTTGAAGCTGAGATTGAGGAATTGAATCATCAAGTTGGTAGAAAATCAAATGGGCAAAATGAATTGTTGGAATATCTAAAATCTCTTGAGCCCCAAAATCTGAAGGTGAGAAAAACTGCTGCCCTCTATTACGTAATATTACTGTTTATTTAATGTGTCACTTTTACATGGCTTCAACATTTTGCAGGATTTGACAAGCAGTGCTGGAGAGGATGTTGTGCTTGCGATGAATACATTCATAAAGCGCCTTTTGGCTGTCTCAGATCCCAGCCAAATGAAGGTCTGCCTTTTTATATTGAACTCAATGGCTATTCTTTACCCGTCTGTTTGATACCATATTTTCACCTAGATCCAACTTTAGCTCTCTGTTTGATAGTCTTTACAGCAAGGTTTAAATTCCAGTTGATCCCTCTTGTAAGCAATAAATTTGCCGAACAGCTCCAAGATAGTAGTGTTGTGTTACAgcaaattttgtaaaattggttgaatatttttaattaagctaGGTTCTCAGAACTGCTGAAAAATTCTTGCTTAATGGACTCTTTCTTTTACTCATCCTACCACTACTTGTAGTGTGACATTGTTTAGTTTTGAGAAGAGGATAGTTTGATAAGTAGCTGATCAGAAAATGTATTGCAAAAGCACCTATTGACTGGTGACGT encodes the following:
- the LOC132190631 gene encoding uncharacterized protein LOC132190631 encodes the protein MYSLTVKPSFVPQVPSSSSSSSSSYCSTRSCSSLSFPIRTKYRGTERLALRIHAYDSSKDDASNASGDSKPPNGSLPKTRREILLEYVKNVQPEFMELFVKRAPQQVVDAMRQTVTNMIGTLPPQFFAVTVTTVAENLAQLMYSVIMTGYMFKNAQYRLELQQSLEQVALPDVQDKKDVPDYAPGTQKNVSGEVIRWNNVSGPERIDAKKYIELLEAEIEELNHQVGRKSNGQNELLEYLKSLEPQNLKDLTSSAGEDVVLAMNTFIKRLLAVSDPSQMKTSVTETSAPELAKLLYWLMVVGYSIRNIEVRFDMERVLGTPPKLAELPPGENV